Proteins encoded together in one Polaribacter reichenbachii window:
- a CDS encoding alkaline phosphatase produces MNRFTKTILLSLVAMCYIGCENKSVQNTPKEPLNVIFMVGDGMGLSQISTAFYFGEDTPNFEQFQDIGFIKTPSTSHTITDSAAGATAFSTGQKTYKRAIGMSKDSLPIPTIIETLQKEGYTSGLVSLTPITHATPGAFYAHVKDRDLHEDIALDLVKSNIDFFAGGGLKYLKHRSDQKDLYAELITKNYKLDSVELSKYDINKKNGYLLAHEGLPSKLEGRKRFFQDATQLALNYLTEKEKPFFLMLEGSYIDWGGHAMDAELLKQEVLDFDKTLGVVLKYIKKHPNTLLVVTADHETGGVSIGKSYVVDEATGERSEEVDNVSINFNNDQHSGTLIPVFAKGKGSAHFRGIYENNEIYHKILKAIHHK; encoded by the coding sequence ATGAATAGATTTACAAAAACAATACTACTGAGTTTAGTGGCTATGTGTTACATAGGCTGTGAAAATAAATCAGTACAAAACACCCCAAAAGAACCACTCAATGTTATTTTTATGGTTGGTGATGGAATGGGGCTCTCACAAATCTCTACCGCTTTTTATTTTGGTGAAGACACACCAAATTTTGAGCAATTTCAAGACATTGGTTTTATAAAAACACCAAGTACAAGCCATACCATTACTGATTCTGCTGCTGGTGCTACTGCTTTTTCAACGGGTCAAAAAACCTATAAAAGAGCCATTGGTATGTCTAAAGACAGTTTACCAATTCCTACTATTATAGAAACTTTACAAAAAGAAGGCTATACCTCTGGTTTGGTAAGCTTAACGCCTATTACACACGCTACTCCTGGTGCTTTTTATGCACACGTAAAAGATCGAGATTTGCATGAAGACATTGCCTTAGATTTGGTAAAGTCTAATATTGATTTCTTTGCAGGTGGTGGGTTAAAATACTTAAAACACAGATCAGATCAAAAGGATTTGTATGCGGAGTTAATTACAAAAAACTACAAATTAGACTCTGTTGAATTGTCGAAATACGACATTAATAAGAAAAACGGATACTTATTAGCTCATGAAGGTTTGCCTTCTAAACTAGAAGGTAGAAAGCGCTTTTTCCAAGACGCCACACAATTGGCTTTAAACTATTTAACCGAAAAAGAAAAACCGTTCTTTTTAATGCTAGAGGGTTCTTATATTGATTGGGGAGGTCATGCAATGGATGCAGAATTACTAAAACAAGAGGTTCTAGATTTTGATAAAACCCTAGGTGTAGTTTTAAAGTACATCAAAAAACACCCAAATACATTGTTAGTAGTTACTGCAGATCATGAAACAGGAGGTGTTAGCATTGGTAAATCTTATGTAGTTGACGAAGCCACTGGAGAACGATCTGAAGAAGTAGACAACGTTTCTATCAATTTTAATAACGATCAACACAGTGGAACTTTAATTCCTGTTTTTGCCAAAGGAAAAGGTTCGGCACATTTTAGAGGTATTTATGAAAACAACGAAATCTATCATAAAATACTCAAAGCCATCCACCATAAATAA
- a CDS encoding RagB/SusD family nutrient uptake outer membrane protein, with protein sequence MKNRIKSIVFAISIVCLSSCSDLKEEVLDESLTGSGQAEAISGAIAPAYGQVSWTWRHTNYYGLQLIPSDEAILPYRGGTDWYDGGKFLAAHTHSITPTNDLVKSAWTELTINISRTVTAIEVLRPLAAAGNTEAEGALHEMIALRAYLNMLVLDSWGIAFKKESSNVDSEILRTQAAIDYIESELLSVADVINTNKGAGRMTQAAVWGFLARLHLNAAVYRDPYGTPNFTTEDMDKVVAYTDNIINSGQFSLSPEYFDLFNDNNNSNPELIFALDQRGILKREHSRWAYWSIPGSMFPRPEHISADGTDGPAITSDFYETWVAAYGSIDPADADPRFLQKNTQEVANGVNDLTGLSPLNDADNYYCVQAQDFEIDRGILRGIPWAARKDENGAFYTCDDGYRIYPVKQIKGNGTDKNVDYVNLTLNVDFTNEGRAHHTGYRVSKYQFSHSSPNGNNYSDVDLVLMRYAEIYMMRAEAKLRKGDDAAALADVNVVRTSRNAREPIPTALSSIDLDILYRELGFEFYWEGLRRTNQIRFSHYEDSWTEKTDTDVNNRLFPIPQVAIDGASNTPGYLEQNKGY encoded by the coding sequence ATGAAAAATAGAATAAAAAGTATCGTATTCGCCATTAGTATAGTATGTTTATCTAGCTGTAGCGATTTAAAAGAAGAAGTTTTAGATGAGTCTTTAACAGGAAGTGGACAAGCTGAAGCCATTAGTGGAGCCATTGCTCCTGCATACGGACAAGTTTCTTGGACCTGGAGGCACACCAATTATTATGGTTTGCAATTAATACCAAGTGACGAAGCCATTTTACCATACAGAGGTGGAACAGATTGGTATGATGGAGGTAAATTTTTAGCTGCCCATACACATTCCATTACACCAACAAACGACTTGGTAAAAAGCGCTTGGACAGAGCTTACTATCAATATTTCTAGAACAGTAACTGCCATAGAAGTTTTAAGACCTTTGGCAGCAGCTGGTAATACAGAAGCCGAAGGCGCTTTGCACGAAATGATTGCATTAAGAGCTTATTTAAACATGCTGGTTTTAGACAGCTGGGGTATTGCCTTTAAAAAAGAATCGTCTAATGTAGATTCAGAAATTTTAAGAACGCAAGCTGCTATCGATTATATAGAAAGTGAATTGTTATCGGTTGCTGATGTTATCAATACCAACAAAGGTGCTGGTAGAATGACACAAGCTGCGGTTTGGGGATTTTTAGCAAGATTACATTTGAATGCTGCTGTGTATAGAGACCCTTATGGAACGCCTAACTTTACAACTGAAGATATGGATAAGGTAGTTGCCTATACAGACAATATTATCAACTCTGGTCAGTTTTCATTATCTCCAGAATATTTCGATTTATTTAATGATAACAACAATAGCAACCCAGAATTAATATTCGCTTTAGACCAACGAGGCATCTTAAAAAGAGAGCACAGTCGTTGGGCATATTGGTCTATTCCTGGTTCTATGTTTCCAAGACCAGAACACATTAGCGCAGATGGTACAGATGGTCCAGCCATTACATCTGATTTTTATGAAACTTGGGTAGCTGCTTATGGTAGCATAGATCCTGCTGATGCAGACCCAAGGTTTTTACAGAAAAACACACAAGAAGTAGCCAATGGTGTTAACGATCTTACTGGTCTTTCTCCTTTAAATGATGCCGATAATTACTACTGTGTACAAGCACAAGACTTCGAAATTGATCGAGGTATTTTAAGAGGCATTCCTTGGGCTGCAAGAAAAGATGAAAATGGTGCTTTTTATACTTGCGATGATGGGTACAGAATTTATCCTGTAAAACAGATTAAAGGAAATGGTACAGACAAAAATGTAGATTATGTAAACCTTACGTTAAATGTAGATTTTACCAACGAAGGTAGAGCACATCATACAGGGTATCGTGTTTCTAAATATCAATTTAGCCATTCTTCACCAAATGGAAACAATTATAGTGATGTAGATTTAGTATTGATGCGTTATGCAGAAATTTATATGATGCGTGCAGAAGCTAAATTAAGAAAAGGTGATGATGCAGCAGCATTAGCAGATGTAAATGTGGTTAGGACCTCTAGAAATGCTCGTGAGCCTATACCTACTGCCCTATCTAGTATTGATTTAGATATTTTATATAGAGAACTTGGTTTTGAGTTTTATTGGGAAGGTTTAAGAAGAACCAATCAAATTCGTTTTAGTCACTATGAAGATTCGTGGACAGAAAAAACGGATACAGACGTAAATAATAGATTATTTCCAATACCACAAGTAGCTATAGATGGGGCATCTAACACGCCTGGTTATTTAGAACAAAATAAAGGATATTAG